One window from the genome of Oryctolagus cuniculus chromosome 1, mOryCun1.1, whole genome shotgun sequence encodes:
- the LOC100338125 gene encoding mas-related G-protein coupled receptor member X1-like — protein sequence MYSSGNGPSDLPLRVKPKTFHETPNPFKLAGTNIILLVKGICEKENDNTFSLKAGFQHSNVRVPKGVMENFLPFDPSLHILPLTQTIHTCCLGEKAASTMYFIRRDTSGGIPSLNPAIPAWGTTLAPIARASPYDDGAFYAERVILSALIITIAIVGLAGNAAVLWLLGFRVRRNAFTVYVFNLAGADFLLLSCILIDFLIFAIHSFHLSTFSLYITALLLFMTFFPYIVGLSMLSAISTERCLSVLWPIWYRCHRPRHLSAVMCTLLWALCLVLNILVWKYCLYWNNSSDYFKCMKIDFTMASWLIFLLVVLLGSSLALLLKILCGSHRVTLTRLYVTILLTVLVFLLCGLPYGFFFFLVTWIEHFNYKSFNRTYLVMTLLSSVNSCANPIIYFFVGSFRQRQRQPLTEVLQRALQGSPEDQE from the exons GAAAAGGAGAATGACAACACCTTCTCTCTGAAAGCTGGATtccagcactccaatgtgagagTTCCAAAGGGAGTCATGGAAAACTTTCTCCCTTTTGATCCATCTCTACACATTCTCCCCTTAACTCAAACCATTCACACCTGCTGTCTTGGAGAGAAGGCTGCCTCTACCATGTATTTCATAAGAAG GGACACCAGTGGAGGCATTCCAAGCCTGAATCCAGCTATCCCAGCATGGGGGACAACACTCGCACCAATCGCAAGAGCAAGTCCATATGATGATGGAGCTTTTTATGCAGAGCGGGTGATCCTAAGCGCACTGATCATCACCATTGCCATTGTTGGGCTGGCAGGAAACGCGGCTgtgctctggctcctgggcttccgCGTGCGCAGAAATGCCTTCACTGTCTACGTCTTCAACCTGGCCGGGGCCGACTTCCTCCTGCTCAGCTGCATCCTCATAGATTTCCTGATTTTTGCCATCCATTCTTTCCATCTTTCCACCTTCTCCTTATATATAACAGCTTTACTATTATTCATGACATTCTTCCCCTACATCGTGGGCCTGAGCATGCTCAGTGCCATCAGCACCGAGCGCTGCCTGTCTGTCCTGTGGCCCATCTGGTACCGCTGCCACCGCCCCAGACACCTGTCAGCTGTCATGTGCACTCTGCTCTGGGCCCTGTGTCTGGTACTGAACATTTTGGTATGGAAATACTGTTTATACTGGAATAACTCTTCTGACTATTTTAAGTGTATGAAAATTGATTTCACCATGGCCTCCTGGCTGATTTTCTTACTTGTGGTTCTCTTGGGGtccagcctggctctgctgctcaAGATCCTCTGTGGCTCCCACCGGGTGACACTGACCAGGCTGTATGTGACCATCCTGCTCACAGTGCTGGTCTTCCTGCTCTGCGGCCTGCCCTAcggcttcttcttcttcctggTAACCTGGATTGagcattttaattataaatcCTTCAACCGTACGTACCTGGTTATGACTCTTCTCTCCAGTGTTAACAGCTGCGCCAACCCCATCATTTACTTCTTCGTGGGCTCCTTTCGGCAGCGCCAGAGGCAGCCCCTCACAGAGGTTCTCCAGAGGGCTCTGCAGGGCAGTCCTGAGGACCAGGAATGA